Proteins encoded in a region of the Bacteroidota bacterium genome:
- a CDS encoding YidB family protein, which produces MGLLGNLFKKAGSAVAGTGADTNTISSIFELINHRQVGGLEGLVGKMTSGGLGNIVNSWVGTGKNEAVNPGQINEVLGSEVVGQVASKLGISQEAASEKIATFLPTIIDKLTPNGKIEASSQTMNVKDILSNFLNR; this is translated from the coding sequence ATGGGACTATTGGGAAATTTATTTAAAAAAGCCGGTAGCGCGGTTGCCGGTACGGGTGCTGATACGAATACAATCAGCAGTATTTTTGAACTGATCAACCACAGGCAGGTAGGAGGGCTGGAAGGGCTTGTTGGAAAGATGACCAGCGGTGGCCTTGGAAATATTGTAAATTCCTGGGTTGGTACCGGGAAAAATGAAGCGGTCAATCCCGGTCAGATTAATGAAGTGTTGGGTAGTGAGGTGGTTGGACAAGTTGCATCAAAGTTAGGGATATCTCAGGAAGCTGCCAGTGAAAAAATTGCTACTTTTCTTCCCACTATTATTGACAAACTCACGCCCAACGGGAAAATTGAGGCCTCTTCCCAAACGATGAATGTTAAGGATATTCTAAGTAATTTCCTGAACAGGTAA
- the mscL gene encoding large-conductance mechanosensitive channel protein MscL, producing the protein MAVLKEFKDFAMRGNVVDLAVGIIIGGAFGKIVSSLVADIIMPPIGLLISGITFADIKWTIKDAVINASGKVVHNAVTLNLGNFILAIIDFLIIAFAIFLLVKGLNRLQKKKEEPVAPPPTKQEALLTEIRDLLRSK; encoded by the coding sequence ATGGCTGTACTAAAAGAATTCAAGGACTTTGCCATGCGGGGCAACGTGGTTGACCTGGCAGTAGGTATCATCATTGGCGGGGCATTTGGGAAAATAGTGTCCTCCTTGGTAGCGGATATCATTATGCCGCCAATTGGACTGCTGATTAGCGGAATTACTTTTGCCGATATTAAATGGACCATAAAGGATGCTGTGATAAATGCTTCAGGGAAAGTAGTTCACAATGCAGTGACTCTTAATTTGGGGAATTTTATCCTAGCTATTATAGATTTTCTGATTATTGCTTTTGCCATTTTCTTACTGGTTAAAGGACTTAACCGCTTGCAAAAGAAAAAGGAAGAACCTGTTGCTCCTCCTCCAACCAAACAGGAAGCATTGCTCACCGAGATAAGAGACCTGCTTCGTTCTAAATAA